Proteins from one Podospora pseudoanserina strain CBS 124.78 chromosome 1, whole genome shotgun sequence genomic window:
- the PRE4 gene encoding Proteasome subunit beta type-7 (BUSCO:EOG09263XZN; EggNog:ENOG503NUK4; COG:O; MEROPS:MER0001711), whose protein sequence is MDHRPQAWGRPRDDVYGAYDASYLNNSGPRTVTQSPVVTGTSVIAIKYKDGVVMAADNLASYGSLARFTDVKRLRTFLDTTVIGFGGDVSDMQFLDRHLKELATDESYEVEPTLDDEDDEESSSSKPGHLNAANLFKYLQKLMYQRRNSFDPLWNQILVAGLDSDSKPFLASVDLRGTSFTSPSLATGFGAALAQPIMRKYAGTEEDAAKLTREQAVEVVKECMKVLFYRDARSLDRYSIAVVNKDGIELKEDEQLEKQSWAFAERIKGYGTQTV, encoded by the exons ATGGATCACCGCCCGCAAGCCTGGGGTCGT CCCAGAGATGATGTCTACGGCGCCTACGATGCCTCctacctcaacaacagcggTCCCAGAACCGTCACACAATCACCCGTCGTAACAGGCACCTCGGTCATCGCAATCAAGTACAAGGACGGCGTCGTTATGGCGGCCGATAACCTGG cCTCCTACGGCTCTCTAGCCCGCTTTACCGACGTCAAGCGCCTCCGCACCTTCCTCGACACAACCGTCATCGGCTTCGGCGGCGACGTTTCCGACATGCAGTTCCTCGACCGCCACCTCAAAGAGCTAGCCACCGACGAATCCTACGAGGTGGAACCAAccctcgacgacgaagacgacgaagaatcctcctcttccaaaccCGGCCACCTCAACGCAGCCAACCTCTTCAAGTACCTCCAAAAGCTCATGTACCAACGCCGCAACTCGTTCGACCCCCTCTGGAACCAGATCCTCGTTGCCGGGCTCGACTCGGACTCGAAGCCCTTCCTCGCTTCTGTTGACTTGAGGGGAACATCTTTCACTTCCCCGTCGTTGGCTACCGGGTTTGGCGCGGCGTTGGCTCAGCCCATTATGCGCAAGTACGCTGGCACAGAGGAGGACGCTGCCAAGCTTACGAGGGAgcaggcggtggaggtggtcaaggagTGCATGAAGGTGCTTTTCTACCGTGATGCTAGGTCGCTGGATCGGTATTCCATTGCGGTGGTGAACAAGGATGGGAttgagctcaaggaggatgagcagcTCGAGAAGCAGAGTTGGGCGTTTGCTGAGCGGATCAAGGGGTATGGTACTCAAACTGTCTaa
- the GFA1 gene encoding glutamine--fructose-6-phosphate transaminase (isomerizing) (COG:M; MEROPS:MER0012158; EggNog:ENOG503NUR2; BUSCO:EOG09260SRF) produces MCGIFGYVNYLVEKDRKFIIDTLINGLSRLEYRGYDSAGFAVDGDKKKEVLAFKEVGKVAKLRQLVDESKPDLSKVFDSHVGIAHTRWATHGPPSRLNCHPHRSDPTWEFSIVHNGIITNYKELKTLLEAKGFRFETETDTECIAKLAKYLYDQNRGIGFTDLAKAVISELEGAYGLLIKSVHYPHEVIAARKGSPLVVGVKTQKRMKVDFVDVEYSDDNTPLSAEAASQNVALKKSSVAGGLLSPNGLLGAPDKSLLHRSQSRAFMTDDGLPMPTEFFLSSDPSAIVEHTKKVMYLEDDDIAHIHEGSLHIHRLKKADGSSNVRTIQTLELELQEIMKGKFDHFMQKEIFEQPESVVNTMRGRLDIGNQTVTLGGLRSYIATIRRSRRIIFIACGTSYHSCMAVRGVFEELTEIPIAVELASDFLDRQAPVFRDDTCVFVSQSGETADSLMALRYCLDRGALTVGIVNVVGSSISLLTHCGVHVNAGPEIGVASTKAYTSQFIAMIMFALSLGEDRASKQKRREEIMEGLSKISDQIKSVLSQDQKIKALCESTFRNQKSLLLLGRGSQYSTALEGALKIKEISYLHCEAVMSGELKHGVLALVDENLPIIMILTRDDLFKKSLNAYQQVTARGGKPIVICNEGDEEFSENQAEKIEVPKTVDVLQGILNVIPLQLIAYWLAVLEGLNVDFPRNLAKSVTVE; encoded by the exons ATGTG TGGCATTTTCGGTTACGTGAATTacttggtggaaaaggacAGGAAGTTTATCATTGACACACTCATCAACG GACTTTCCCGTCTCGAGTACAGAGGGTACGACTCGGCCGGTTTTGCCGTCGATggcgacaagaagaaggaagtcCTTGCCTTCAAGGAGGTAGGCAAGGTCGCCAAGCTGAGGcagcttgttgatgagagCAAGCCCGACCTCTCCAAGGTCTTCGACTCCCACGTCGGTATCGCACACACTCGCTGGGCCACCCACggtcccccctcccgtctcAACTGCCACCCCCACAG GTCCGACCCCACATGGGAGTTTTCCATCGTCCACAacggcatcatcaccaactacaaggagctcaagactCTCCTTGAGGCCAAGGGTTTCAGGTTTGAGACCGAGACGGACACAGAATGCATTGCGAAGCTCGCAAAGTATCTCTACGACCAGAACAGGGGCATTGGGTTCACCGATCTCGCCAAGGCCGTTATTAGCGAGCTGGAGGGCGCCTACGGTTTGCTCATCAAGAGCGTGCACTATCCCCATGAGGTGATTGCCGCTCGCAAGGGTTCTCCCTTGGTTGTCGGTGTCAAGACGCAGAAGCGCATGAAGGTCGACTTCGTCGATGTCGAATACTCGGACGACAACACTCCCCTCTCCGCCGAAGCCGCCTCCCAGAATGTTGCGCTCAAGAAGTCGTCTGTCGCCGGTGGCCTCCTCTCACCTAACGGCCTGCTTGGAGCCCCCGACAAGTCGCTCCTTCACCGATCGCAGTCCCGCGCCTTCATGACCGATGATGGCCTCCCAATGCCCACCGagttcttcttgtcgtcggATCCATCGGCCATTGTTGAGCACACCAAGAAGGTGATGTACCTCGAGGACGATGACATCGCCCACATCCACGAGGGTTCTCTCCACATCCATCGCCTCAAGAAGGCCGATGGAAGCAGCAATGTCCGTACCATCCAGACCCTTGAGCTCGAGCTCCAGGAGATCATGAAGGGCAAGTTCGACCACTTCATGCAAAAGGAAATTTTCGAGCAGCCCGAGTCGGTTGTCAACACTATGCGTGGTCGTCTTGACATCGGCAACCAGACAGTAACACTCGGTGGTCTGAGGAGCTACATCGCCACCATTCGCCGGTCCCGTCGCATTATCTTCATTGCTTGCGGTACTTCCTACCACAGCTGCATGGCTGTCAGGGGTGTTTTTGAGGAGCTTACCGAAATTCCTATTGCCGTTGAGCTTGCCTCCGACTTCCTGGATCGCCAGGCGCCAGTATTCAGAGATGACACCTGCGTCTTTGTGTCCCAGTCTGGTGAAACAGCCGACTCGCTGATGGCTCTCAGATACTGCCTCGACCGCGGTGCCCTGACTGTCGGTATCGTCAACGTTGTTGGTTCCAGCAtttccctcctcacccactGCGGTGTGCACGTCAACGCCGGCCCCGAAATCGGTGTTGCGTCCACCAAGGCCTACACCTCGCAATTCATTGCCATGATCATGTTCGCTCTCTCATTGGGCGAGGACCGCGCTTCCAAgcagaagagaagagaggagatTATGGAGGGCCTCTCTAAGATCAGTGACCAGATCAAGTCCGTCCTCTCTCAAGACCAAAAGATCAAGGCTCTCTGCGAGAGCACCTTCAGAAACCAGAAGAGCTTGCTCCTGCTTGGTCGTGGCAGCCAATACAGCACAGCGCTGGAAGGTGccctcaagatcaaggaaaTCAGCTACTTGCACTGCGAGGCCGTCATGAGCGGTGAGCTCAAGCACGGTGTGCTCGCCCTTGTGGACGAGAActtgcccatcatcatgatccTCACCCGTGATGATCTCTTCAAGAAGAGCTTGAACGCCTACCAACAAG TTACTGCTCGTGGAGGCAAGCCCATTGTTATCTGCAACGAAGGCGACGAGGAGTTCAGCGAGAACCAGGCCGAGAAGATCGAGGTCCCCAAGACGGTTGATGTTCTCCAGGGTATCCTCAATGTCATCCCCTTGCAGCTGATTGCCTACTGGCTCGCTGTTCTCGAGGGTCTCAACGTTGACTTCCCTCGTAACCTGGCTAAGTCGGTTACTGTCGAGTAG
- a CDS encoding hypothetical protein (EggNog:ENOG503P2V2; COG:K), translating into MGLVVYESSDEDEEAQPLPEPQVTRPPAKPIAPEVKDAPQQAPSFPPKQPSPPPQPLPQPSKQSPPLGPVLGPALGPSLPPSNTLPEPEDMEMTIPLDPSPPPRSPYSANRALIQSLTLPPNPDTSIPPSPPLSPALLPQINSLTAKFDNFLKLKREKNIHFNERIAQSHGLRNPAVMEQLLTFAGIGTSFDGDDDGGKGTEQYATTLSKELWDPLTGFPGWAYKDALWKTQIKTRKERERGKGERVEFVSAGTAAAGGDSGVLPDLRTGLSGEERFGRKRKGRY; encoded by the exons ATGGGTTTGGTAGTATACGAAAGTagtgacgaggacgaggaagccCAACCGCTCCCCGAGCCTCAG GTCACAAGACCACCAGCCAAACCCATCGCACCAGAAGTAAAAGATGCGCCCCAACAAGCACCCTCGTTcccacccaaacaaccctcaccaccacctcaaccctTGCCCCAGCCATCAAAACAGTCACCACCCCTCGGCCCCGTCTTAGGCCCCGCCCTCGGCCCTTCCCTCCCACCATCGAACACCCTCCCCGAACCAGAAGACATGGAAATGACCATCCCcctcgacccctcccccccccctcgaTCCCCCTACTCCGCCAACCGCGCCCTAATCCAAAGCCttaccctccctcccaatcccgacacctccatccctccctccccgcccctttccccagccctcctcccacaaatCAACTCCCTAACTGCCAAATTCGACAACTTCCTCAAACTCAAACGGGAGAAAAACATTCACTTCAACGAACGTATCGCGCAATCCCACGGCCTGAGAAACCCAGCAGTGATGGAGCAGCTGCTGACGTTTGCGGGGATCGGGACGAGTTTTGAcggggatgatgacggaGGGAAAGGAACGGAGCAGTATGCTACCACCCTGAGTAAAGAGCTCTGGGATCCGCTGACGGGGTTTCCCGGGTGGGCGTACAAGGATGCGTTGTGGAAGACTCAGATCAAGACtaggaaggagagggagagggggaaaggggagagggttgagtTTGTGAGCGCTGGGACAGCAGCGGCGGGGGGTGATAGTGGGGTGTTGCCAGATTTGAGGACGGGTTTGTCGGGGGAGGAACggtttgggaggaagaggaaggggaggtatTGA
- the RPT4 gene encoding 26S proteasome subunit rpt4 (COG:O; EggNog:ENOG503NVBE): protein MSDQEREHALASFKKKLIESREWETKLKNLRLEIKGLQKDFDNTEDHIKALQSVGQIIGEVLKQLDEERFIVKASSGPRYVVGCRSKVDKAKLKQGTRVALDMTTLTIMRMLPREVDPLVYNMSLEDPGQVSFGGIGGLNDQIRELREVIELPLKNPELFLRVGIKPPKGVLLYGPPGTGKTLLARAVASSLETNFLKVVASAIVDKYIGESARLIREMFGYAKEHEPCIIFMDEIDAIGGRRFSEGTSADREIQRTLMELLNQLDGFDYLGKTKIIMATNRPDTLDPALLRAGRLDRKIEIPLPNEVGRLEILKIHAAGVAKEGEIDFESVVKMSDGLNGADLRNVVTEAGLFAIKADRDAINQDDFNKAVRKVAESKKLEGKLEYQKL from the exons ATGTCGGACCAGGAGCGCGAGCATGCTCTCGCCAGCTTCAAGAAGAAGTTGATTGAGTCGCGAGAGTGGGAAACCAAGCTCAAGAACCTCCGGCTCGAAATCAAGGGTCTTCAGAAGGACTTTGACAACACAGAGGATCACATCAAGGCGTTACAAAGTGTCGGGCAGATTATTGGCGAGGTACTGAAGCAgcttgacgaggagaggt TCATTGTTAAGGCCTCGTCAGGTCCTCGTTACGTCGTCGGTTGCCGCTCCAAGGTCGACAAAGCGAAGCTCAAGCAAGGAACCCGTGTGGCACTTGATATGACGACACTCACCATCATGCGCATGCTTCCCCGCGAGGTCGACCCCCTCGTCTACAACATGTCTTTGGAAGATCCGGGCCAGGTCAGCTTCGGCGGAATTGGTGGTCTCAACGACCAGATTCGCGAGCTCAGAGAAGTCATTGAGCTTCCGCTCAAGAACCCAGAGTTGTTTCTGCGAGTAGGCATCAAGCCACCCAAAGGCGTGCTTCTGTACGGTCCACCAGGTACCGGCAAGACCTTACTTGCCAGAGCAGTTGCTAGCAGTCTAGAGACGAATTTTCTAAAGG TCGTTGCATCAGCTATCGTCGACAAATACATTGGCGAGTCTGCCAGGTTGATCCGCGAAATGTTCGGATACGCAAAGGAGCACGAACCCTGCATCATCTTCATGGACGAAATCGACGCCATCGGTGGCCGCCGGTTCAGCGAAGGTACTAGTGCCGATCGTGAAATCCAGCGGACGTTGATGGAGCTGCTCAACCAGCTCGACGGTTTCGACTATCTCGGGAAAACCAAGATCATCATGGCCACGAACCGACCTGACACACTCGACCCTGCGCTGCTACGTGCCGGGCGTCTAGACCGCAAGATTGAgattcccctccccaatgaGGTTGGACGTCTGGAGATTCTCAAGATTCACGCCGCGGGCGTGGCCAAGGAAGGGGAGATTGACTTTGAGAGCGTGGTGAAGATGAGCGATGGGCTGAACGGTGCCGATTTGCGAAACGTGGTTACCGAGGC CGGCCTCTTCGCCATCAAGGCCGACAGAGATGCGATTAATCAGGATGACTTCAACAAGGCAGTTCGCAAGGTGGCTGAGtcgaagaagctggagggcaAGCTTGAGTACCAGAAGTTGTAG
- a CDS encoding hypothetical protein (EggNog:ENOG503NZQZ; COG:S) gives MESVALRHRELVYIRRWNFSRIYLDEPFRPFNLQAPVTPELLHLTYTLVVNLSIMTSSIKLSAPLSLTHIGTATALIHLGDDSNPVTLITDPFFSHAPFEFDMGLLVLKASIEPALGLANLPPIDAVLLSHEDHVDNLDEPGRRLLEGRIVLTTPDGAKNLAPRPGVKALQPWETVSIKLQGQTFEVTGTPCVHLPGGEVTGFILTTESFGKTDGKPNAIFFSGDTIYIPELAKMKEKYHISVALLNLGKATAPLPTGPLVITMDGAQAVKLFRELGADVLVPMHFESWDHFKEQRENLAQSFKAEGLDKEVLWLEPGKKTKLV, from the exons ATGGAGAGCGTTGCTCTCCGTCATAGGGAACTCGTGTATATAAGACGATGGAATTTCTCCAGAATTTATCTCGACGAACCATTCCGTCCCTTCAATCTCCAAGCGCCTGTCACTCCTGAACTTCTGCATTTGACTTACACACTTGTTGTGAACCTCTCAATCATGACCTCCTCGATCAAACTCTCGGCCCCTCTGAGCCTCACCCACATCGGCACTGCGACTGCCCTCATTCATCTTGGGGACGATAGCAACCCTGTCACACTCATCACCgaccccttcttctctcatGCCCCATTTGAATTCGATATGGGTCTCCTTGTCCTCAAGGCATCCATTGAACCCGCTCTAGGCCTTGCCAATCTCCCTCCTATCGATGCTGTTCTCCTGAGCCACGAGGACCATGTCGACAATCTTGACGAGCCTGGCCGCCGTCTTCTCGAAGGCCGCATCGTGCTCACCACCCCTGACGGAGCAAAGAACCTTGCTCCTCGGCCTGGTGTCAAAGCTTTGCAGCCTTg GGAGACTGTTTCTATCAAGCTCCAGGGACAGACTTTTGAGGTTACTGGAACCCCTTGCGTCCACCTtcctggtggtgaggtcaCTGGCTTTATCCTGACAACGGAATCGTTTGGAAAGACTGATGGCAAGCCAAACGCGATATTCTTCTCTGGGGATACAATTTACATCCCTGAGCTGGCaaagatgaaggagaagtACC ACATCTCCGTCGCCTTGCTCAACCTAGGCAAAGCAACAGCCCCTCTCCCCACGGGCCCCCTTGTCATCACCATGGACGGCGCGCAGGCAGTAAAGCTGTTCCGAGAGCTGGGAGCTGACGTGCTGGTCCCCATGCACTTTGAGAGTTGGGATCACTTCAAGGAACAGCGGGAAAATTTGGCGCAGTCGTTCAAGGCCGAGGGGCTGGACAAGGAGGTTTTGTGGTTGGAGCCTGGGAAGAAGACCAAGCTTGTTTAG
- a CDS encoding hypothetical protein (EggNog:ENOG503NZWV; COG:S), with product MADADKPIATTSENVVEKPRRRGCVGHCVRFWWVYLIVLIVLTVILVPVILLVAVPKIAQSKLDDAELIINGITVTDTQTKKMTMSIDSTIKSDGKVHATIEPFLGVMYLEDIPSHIPFASINFPETTSEALQQVKVTQTLEIKDVDALTTFNTWLLANETLRVTVFGETGIHVKGISRRYPVTFKKTIEMPGLQMLRGTSVNETTINLDPVYNFNATTWIPNRSLVSFELGNATFHNYLDGKEIGTVYIDNLFLKAGEVTKADMRATIENAPVIEALGKSPACDKDNGWLDFEIRGKTVNNKGQDLPYFADALAADTQTIPIDIGGTIQRSLGLTIPCGGLGGGDHSD from the exons ATGGCCGACGCCGACAAGCCCATCGCTACCACTAGCGAGAATGTTGTTGAGAAGCCGCGGAGACGCGGATGTGTAGGACACTGCGTCAGATTCTGGTGGGTGTACTTGATCGTCCTCATCGTTCTTACTGTCATTCTTGTGCCAGTCAT TCTCCTGGTCGCCGTTCCCAAGATTGCTCAGTCCAAGCTTGATGACGCCGAGCTCATTATCAACGGCATCACTGTCACCGATACCCagaccaagaagatgacCATGTCTATCGACAGCACCATCAAGAGTGATGGCAAGGTTCACGCCACCATTGAGCCCTTCCTCGGGGTCATGTACCTCGAGGATATCCCTTCGCACATTCCTTTCGCCAGCATCAACTTCCCCGAGACCACCAGCGAGGCCCTTCAGCAGGTCAAGGTTACCCAGACCCTCGAGATCAAGGATGTGGATGCCCTGACCACCTTCAACACATGGCTGCTCGCCAACGAGACCCTCAGAGTGACCGTCTTTGGTGAGACTGGTATTCACGTCAAGGGCATCTCTAGACGCTATCCGGTTACTTTCAAGAAGACCATCGAGATGCCCGGCCTCCAGATGCTTCGGGGCACTTCTGTCAACGAGACCACGATCAACCTCGATCCCGTGTATAACTTCAACGCAACAACCTGGATTCCCAACCGCTCTCTTGTGTCTTTCGAACTT GGCAATGCCACCTTCCACAACTACCTTGACGGCAAGGAGATTGGTACCGTCTATAttgacaacctcttcctcaaaGCCGGCGAGGTCACCAAGGCCGACATGCGCGCCACCATTGAGAATGCACCCGTAATTGAGGCCCTCGGAAAGTCTCCCGCTTGCGACAAGGACAATGGATGGCTCGACTTCGAAATTCGTGGCAAGACCGTCAACAACAAGGGCCAAGACCTTCCCTACTTCGCCGACGCTTTGGCTGCAGACACCCAGACCATTCCTATCGATATCGGCGGCACGATTCAGCGGTCTTTGGGCCTCACTATTCCCTGcggcggcctcggcggcggtgatcATTCTGATTAA
- a CDS encoding hypothetical protein (EggNog:ENOG503P4G3) → MKIRQRTTCQICRQKKISCDGRKPSCGQCLLRNITCPGYPPDWIFISQFAPSNIQTKPILARVAGHSGVTKHPPSQLPGILLNRKTHEPNGSLRSLYHEDLPLDKLIEIIIQGYVPGTDVAAIRKGASASTPRICGAWAEVLPDLVKAGNNTALNAAIKAFAFSILVCETQRKIPMATALEAYSVALRSVNDSLKIPNKSSLVQLMAAVMCLLFAELVLPTSLESWTAHLEGLGELMQTREPQFYASGIAHRLFVGARPALIVLKIQSRKASFLASEEWQTAPFQEIIPSPMQALMNEATVIPGIIERMSQEAGITTPDRLLTELEALLDRLALWETSFQATPEAPRFWYDGDCIWFDSLTTANGLTHCWAFNVICLTCVGKIVGLFPDLRPFAHISRGMVSQETRRMSMLICRSTKYLMQDKMKLFGPTSIVLPLQTAYDTLKAGGAETERDFACCKEILESALGEKHFLSLFFKGDV, encoded by the exons ATGAAGATTCGACAGAGGACGACATGTCAAATCTGCAGGCAGAAGAAGATCAGT TGTGACGGGAGAAAGCCTTCATGCGGCCAATGTCTCCTCCGCAACATCACCTGCCCCGGATATCCACCGGATTGGATATTCATCTCTCAGTTCGCTCCGTCTAACATTCAGACAAAGCCGATACTTGCTAGAGTGGCTGGTCACTCTGGCGTAACCAAGCATCCCCCCTCTCAGCTTCCAGGCATACTCTTGAACCGGAAAACGCATGAGCCGAATGGGAGTCTCAGGTCGCTTTACCACGAAGACCTACCGCTTGACAAGCTGATCGAAATCATCATCCAGGGATATGTTCCAGGTACTGATGTTGCAGCGATTCGAAAAGGCGCCAGTGCGTCTACTCCTCGAATATGCG GGGCGTGGGCAGAAGTACTACCAGATCTCGTCAAAGCTGGTAACAACACAGCTTTGAATGCTGCCATCAAAGCCTTTGCTTTCTCCATACTCGTGTGCGAGACGCAACGCAAGATCCCCATGGCGACGGCGCTTGAAGCATATAGCGTAGCGCTACGATCCGTCAACGACTCGCTCAAGATCCCCAACAAGTCGTCGTTGGTTCAACTAATGGCTGCTGTAATGTGCTTGCTCTTTGCTGAGCTTGTGTTGCCAACAAGCCTTGAAAGCTGGACCGCTCATTTAGAGGGACTTGGGGAGTTGATGCAGACGCGAGAGCCACAGTTCTACGCATCAGGCATCGCCCACAGGCTATTTGTCGGGGCAAGACCGGCATTG ATTGTACTGAAGATCCAGTCGAGAAAGGCATCTTTCCTTGCCTCAGAAGAGTGGCAAACAGCTCCTTTCCAAGAGATCATTCCTTCGCCAATGCAAGCATTGATGAACGAAGCAACTGTTATTCCGGGAATCATCGAAAGAATGAGCCAGGAGGCTGGAATCACGACTCCTGACAGGCTATTGACGGAGCTCGAAGCATTGCTTGACCGACTTGCGCTGTGGGAAACAAGCTTCCAGGCCACTCCTGAGGCCCCTCGTTTCTGGTATGATGGAGACTGCATCTGGTTTGACAGCCTCACAACAGCTAACGGCCTGACGCATTGCTGGGCATTCAATGTGATTTGCTTGACATGTGTCGGGAAGATTGTGGGCTTATTTCCAGACCTGCGTCCCTTTGCTCATATATCGCGAGGGATGGTCTCTCAAGAAACCAGGCGGATGTCGATGCTCATATGCCGGAGCACCAAGTATTTGATGCAAGACAAGATGAAGCTCTTTGGGCCAACATCCAttgtcctccccctccaaacgGCGTATGACACCCTGAAGGCTGGAGGCGCCGAAACGGAGAGGGATTTCGCTTGCTGCAAAGAGATACTTGAGTCAGCTCTTGGAGAAAAGCACTTTTTATCTCTCTTTTTCAAAGGAGACGTGTAA